From Streptosporangium album, the proteins below share one genomic window:
- a CDS encoding response regulator, with protein MIKIVLADDQALVRAGFRALLDAQSGMTVVAEAADGAQAVRLATEHQPDVVLMDIRMPGMDGLTATREMPPGPKIIILTTFELDEYVFEALRNGASGFLVKDTEPAELIQAVRVVADGDALLSPGVTRRLIAEYASRAKRPHPSADLDPLTDREREVLTLVGTGMSNDEIARTLFMSPATAKTHVSRAMMKLHARDRAQLVVIAYESGLVRPGWV; from the coding sequence ATGATCAAGATTGTCCTCGCCGACGACCAGGCCCTGGTCAGAGCGGGATTCCGGGCCCTGCTCGACGCCCAGTCCGGGATGACGGTGGTGGCCGAGGCCGCCGACGGGGCCCAGGCCGTACGGCTGGCCACCGAGCACCAGCCCGACGTGGTCCTGATGGACATCCGGATGCCGGGCATGGACGGCCTGACCGCCACCCGCGAGATGCCCCCCGGACCGAAGATCATCATCCTGACGACCTTCGAGCTGGACGAATACGTCTTCGAGGCCCTGCGCAACGGCGCCAGCGGCTTCCTGGTCAAGGACACCGAGCCCGCCGAGCTGATCCAGGCGGTCCGCGTCGTCGCCGACGGCGACGCCCTGCTCTCCCCCGGGGTGACGCGCCGCCTGATCGCCGAGTACGCCAGCCGCGCCAAGCGGCCCCATCCCTCCGCGGACCTCGACCCGCTCACCGACCGCGAACGCGAGGTCCTGACACTGGTCGGCACGGGCATGAGTAACGACGAGATCGCCCGCACGCTCTTCATGAGCCCGGCCACCGCCAAGACCCATGTCAGCCGCGCCATGATGAAGCTGCACGCCCGCGACCGCGCCCAGCTCGTCGTCATCGCCTACGAGTCCGGCCTGGTCCGCCCCGGCTGGGTCTGA
- the ald gene encoding alanine dehydrogenase codes for MKIGVPAEVKNHEYRVAATPAGVHELVRHGHDVYVQRGAGLGSHLLDEDYLFAGGKILDTADEVWGEADMILKVKEPIAEEYHRMRAGQVLFTYLHLAAGRECTDALLEQQVTGIAYETVQVGNTLPLLAPMSEVAGRLAPQVGAYNLMRFNGGRGILPGGVPGVAPAKVVVIGAGVSGLNAAQIAVGMGTDVTVLDLNIDRLRFIDAIYQGRLKTLVSTSYAIEKEVLEADLVIGAVLIPGAKAPTLVSNELVSRMKPGSVLVDIAIDQGGCFEDSRPTTHAEPTYQVHNSIFYCVANMPGSVANTSTYALTNATLPYAVKLAGLGWKPALQQDAGLAPGLNTHAGQLTNDQVGLALNLPSVPVSQVIAA; via the coding sequence ATGAAGATCGGCGTGCCCGCCGAGGTCAAGAACCACGAGTACCGCGTCGCCGCGACTCCGGCGGGCGTGCACGAGCTGGTCCGTCACGGCCATGACGTCTACGTCCAGCGCGGCGCGGGCCTCGGCTCCCACCTTCTCGACGAGGACTACCTGTTCGCCGGCGGCAAGATCCTCGACACCGCCGACGAGGTGTGGGGCGAGGCCGACATGATCCTCAAGGTCAAGGAGCCGATCGCCGAGGAATACCACCGCATGCGTGCCGGGCAGGTGCTCTTCACCTACCTGCACCTCGCGGCCGGTCGCGAGTGCACCGACGCCCTGCTCGAGCAGCAGGTCACCGGCATCGCCTACGAGACCGTCCAGGTCGGCAACACCCTGCCGCTACTGGCCCCGATGTCCGAGGTCGCGGGCCGCCTCGCCCCGCAGGTCGGCGCCTACAACCTGATGCGCTTCAACGGCGGCCGCGGCATCCTGCCCGGCGGCGTGCCCGGCGTGGCCCCCGCCAAGGTCGTCGTCATCGGCGCCGGGGTCTCCGGTCTCAACGCGGCGCAGATCGCGGTCGGCATGGGCACGGACGTCACCGTCCTCGACCTCAACATCGACCGCCTGCGGTTCATCGACGCCATCTACCAGGGCCGCCTGAAGACCCTCGTCTCGACCTCCTACGCGATCGAGAAGGAGGTCCTGGAGGCCGACCTGGTCATCGGTGCGGTGCTGATCCCGGGCGCCAAGGCCCCGACCCTCGTCTCCAACGAACTGGTCTCCCGCATGAAGCCGGGCTCCGTGCTCGTCGACATCGCCATCGACCAGGGCGGCTGCTTCGAGGACTCCCGCCCGACCACGCACGCCGAGCCGACCTACCAGGTCCACAACTCGATCTTCTACTGCGTGGCCAACATGCCGGGTTCCGTCGCCAACACCTCCACCTACGCGCTGACCAACGCGACGCTGCCCTACGCGGTCAAGCTGGCCGGTCTGGGATGGAAGCCGGCGCTCCAGCAGGACGCCGGCCTCGCGCCGGGTCTCAACACGCACGCGGGACAGCTCACCAACGACCAGGTCGGGCTCGCCCTCAACCTGCCGTCCGTGCCGGTCTCCCAGGTCATCGCCGCCTGA
- a CDS encoding aspartate aminotransferase family protein: MTHLENTDVASLMQAAQDNLWMHFSRHSSEKGAEVPMIVRGEGAYVYDVHGKRYLDGLAGLFVVQAGHGRSELAEAAAKQAQELAFFPLWSYAHPKAVELAQRLAAETPGDLNRVFFTTGGGEAVESAWKLAKQYFKLTGKPLKHKVISRQIAYHGTPQGALSITGIPAFKQMFEPLVPGSVRVPNTNHYRADEITGIPGMTPEQYGYWAAERVARAIEMEGPDTVAAVFVEPVQNAGGCFPPPPGYFQRLREICDEYDVLLVSDEVICAFGRLGTMFGGQKFDYVPDIITCAKGMTSGYSPIGAMIASDRLFEPFSNGTEMFAHGYTFGGHPVSAAVALANLDLFEREDLLGHVTRNEPIFRATLERLRDLPIVGDVRGSGFFWGIELVKDKQTKETFNADESERLLRGFLSKALYDAGLYCRADDRGDPVVQLAPPLICGPKEFDEIESILRSVLTEAWTRL; this comes from the coding sequence ATGACCCACCTTGAAAACACCGACGTGGCATCGCTCATGCAGGCCGCCCAGGACAACCTGTGGATGCACTTCAGCCGGCACAGCTCCGAAAAGGGCGCCGAAGTCCCGATGATCGTGCGGGGTGAGGGCGCATACGTCTACGACGTGCACGGTAAGCGCTACCTTGACGGCCTGGCCGGGCTGTTCGTGGTCCAGGCGGGGCACGGCCGCAGCGAGCTGGCCGAAGCCGCCGCCAAGCAGGCCCAGGAGCTGGCCTTCTTCCCACTGTGGTCCTACGCGCACCCCAAGGCCGTCGAGCTGGCCCAGCGGCTGGCCGCCGAGACCCCCGGCGACCTCAACCGCGTCTTCTTCACCACCGGCGGCGGCGAAGCCGTCGAGAGCGCGTGGAAGCTCGCCAAGCAGTACTTCAAGCTGACCGGCAAGCCGCTCAAGCACAAGGTCATCAGCCGTCAGATCGCCTACCACGGCACCCCGCAGGGCGCCTTGTCGATCACCGGCATCCCCGCCTTCAAGCAGATGTTCGAGCCTCTGGTCCCCGGCTCGGTCCGCGTGCCGAACACCAACCACTACCGCGCCGACGAGATCACCGGCATCCCCGGCATGACCCCGGAGCAGTACGGCTACTGGGCCGCCGAGCGCGTCGCCCGCGCCATCGAGATGGAGGGCCCGGACACCGTGGCCGCCGTCTTCGTCGAGCCGGTGCAGAACGCCGGTGGCTGCTTCCCGCCGCCCCCCGGATACTTCCAGCGCCTGCGCGAGATCTGCGACGAGTATGACGTCCTGCTCGTCTCCGACGAGGTCATCTGCGCCTTCGGCCGCCTCGGCACCATGTTCGGCGGGCAGAAGTTCGACTACGTCCCCGACATCATCACCTGCGCCAAGGGCATGACCAGCGGTTACTCGCCGATCGGCGCCATGATCGCCTCGGACCGCCTGTTCGAGCCGTTCAGCAACGGCACCGAGATGTTCGCCCACGGCTACACCTTCGGCGGCCACCCCGTCTCCGCCGCGGTCGCCCTGGCCAACCTCGACCTGTTCGAGCGTGAGGACCTGCTCGGCCACGTGACCCGTAACGAGCCGATCTTCCGCGCCACCCTTGAGCGTCTCCGTGACCTGCCGATCGTCGGCGACGTGCGCGGCTCCGGCTTCTTCTGGGGCATCGAGCTCGTCAAGGACAAGCAGACCAAGGAGACCTTCAACGCGGACGAGTCCGAGCGCCTGCTCCGCGGATTCCTGTCCAAGGCCCTCTACGACGCGGGCCTGTACTGCCGTGCCGACGACCGCGGCGACCCCGTGGTCCAGCTCGCCCCGCCGCTCATCTGCGGTCCCAAGGAGTTCGACGAGATCGAGTCGATTCTCCGCTCCGTGCTGACGGAAGCGTGGACCCGGCTGTAG
- a CDS encoding M20/M25/M40 family metallo-hydrolase → MTPDEIEGAVTAGMPQAVEDLKRLVAIPSVAFPGHPEEPVRAAAAATEELLRSAGLPHVRQIPVEGSFPAVYAEAPAPPGAPTVLLYAHYDVQPAGDPLLWRTPAFEPTEIDGAIYGRGAADDKSGVISHVAALRAFRGNFPVGIKVIVEGQEEYAGERLEAFVERNPDLLRADAIVVADCGNPHVGDPAVTTSLRGMGAFTIEVRTLRESLHSGSFGGAAPDALAALIRMLAALHDDHGDIRVPGLPRGAFLGSGPSEEEFRATAGVLDGVSLIGSGTLADRLWASYAITVTGLDVPTVSGAINAVQPLARARVTVRVPPAGDPKTTVNAVVDFLRQVAPWGVEVNVSDLVLGSGYLADSGGAARAALNRAMERAFGRPPRDVGAGGSIPLVSTLVKQFPAASILLFGAEDDDASIHAPNERVNIEELRRTAVAEALFLQEYGSATV, encoded by the coding sequence GTGACTCCTGACGAGATCGAGGGTGCCGTCACCGCGGGCATGCCCCAGGCGGTCGAAGACCTCAAGCGGCTCGTCGCCATCCCCTCCGTGGCCTTCCCCGGCCACCCCGAGGAGCCGGTGCGCGCAGCGGCCGCGGCGACCGAGGAGCTGCTGCGCAGCGCCGGGCTGCCGCACGTCCGGCAGATCCCGGTGGAGGGGAGCTTTCCCGCCGTCTACGCCGAGGCCCCGGCCCCGCCCGGCGCGCCGACCGTGCTGCTCTACGCCCACTACGACGTGCAGCCCGCGGGTGATCCCCTGCTGTGGCGCACCCCGGCCTTCGAGCCGACGGAGATCGACGGCGCCATCTACGGCCGCGGCGCGGCCGACGACAAGTCCGGCGTCATCTCCCACGTCGCCGCGCTCCGCGCCTTCCGGGGAAACTTCCCGGTGGGCATCAAGGTGATCGTCGAAGGCCAGGAGGAGTACGCCGGGGAGCGCCTTGAGGCCTTCGTCGAGCGGAACCCCGACCTGCTCCGCGCCGACGCGATCGTCGTCGCCGACTGCGGCAACCCGCACGTGGGCGACCCGGCGGTGACCACCTCGCTGCGCGGCATGGGCGCCTTCACCATCGAGGTGCGCACCCTGAGGGAGTCGCTGCACAGCGGCTCGTTCGGCGGCGCCGCCCCGGACGCCCTCGCGGCGCTGATCCGCATGCTGGCCGCCCTGCACGACGACCACGGCGACATCCGGGTGCCGGGCCTGCCGCGCGGCGCCTTCCTGGGCTCCGGCCCCTCGGAGGAGGAGTTCCGGGCGACCGCGGGCGTGCTCGACGGCGTCTCGCTGATCGGTTCCGGCACGCTGGCCGACCGCCTGTGGGCCTCCTACGCCATCACGGTCACCGGCCTGGACGTGCCGACCGTCTCCGGCGCCATCAACGCGGTCCAGCCGCTCGCGCGGGCCCGGGTGACCGTGCGCGTGCCTCCGGCGGGCGACCCGAAGACGACCGTGAACGCCGTCGTCGACTTCCTGCGGCAGGTCGCCCCCTGGGGCGTCGAGGTGAACGTCTCCGACCTCGTGCTGGGTTCCGGTTACCTCGCCGACTCCGGCGGGGCCGCCCGCGCCGCCCTGAACCGGGCGATGGAGCGCGCCTTCGGCCGGCCGCCGCGCGACGTCGGCGCCGGCGGCTCGATCCCGCTGGTCTCCACGCTCGTCAAGCAGTTCCCCGCCGCGTCGATCCTGCTCTTCGGCGCCGAGGACGACGACGCCTCGATCCACGCGCCCAACGAGCGGGTCAACATCGAAGAGCTCCGCCGTACGGCCGTCGCCGAGGCGCTCTTCCTGCAGGAGTACGGCTCCGCGACGGTCTAG
- a CDS encoding gamma-glutamyltransferase family protein has protein sequence MTTRQLAVSVAGILVGGSVLFAQPAVASPPAQVGPVGKRPVAEGYGGAVATVDLDASEAALGVLRRGGNAMDAAVAAAATLGVTEPYSAGLAGGGFIVYYDARHRKVHTIDGRETAPRAMAATSLEGIPFDDAVTSGLSAGVPGSVAQWELALRRFGTLSLGQALRPAIKVASEGFTVDQTFHDQTAANAARFKDFTSTAKLYLPGGAPPPVGSTFRNPELAGTYRRLGREGGDWLYGGRLGAEIVATVKKPPLTPGSTRNARPGLMELSDLAAYRAIERPPTETTYLGMDVYGIAPPSSGGSTVGEALNILEALPKVGMHEYLEASRLSFADRNKYVGDIPGVPLKELLSDGFAKERACLIGERAMPNPAPAGDPDGDYGPCRAASPAQETRTPAEGPETTHMVVTDRWGNVVAYNITIESTGGNGIVVPGRGFLLNNELTDFTFGPAPGDPNLPAPGKRPRSSMAPTIVLNDGEPVLALGSPGGSTIITTVLQILVNRWDLGMSLPDALAAPRASQRNTAQTQAEQGFIDRYGPELTSRGHSFTPTPEIGAATAVEFLRHGRLQAVAEPTRRGGGSALVVSERR, from the coding sequence ATGACCACTCGCCAGTTAGCCGTGTCCGTCGCCGGGATCCTGGTCGGCGGCTCCGTCCTCTTCGCGCAGCCCGCGGTGGCGTCGCCACCGGCGCAGGTGGGACCGGTGGGCAAGAGGCCCGTCGCCGAGGGATACGGCGGGGCGGTCGCGACGGTCGACCTGGACGCGAGCGAGGCCGCGCTGGGGGTGCTGCGCCGGGGCGGCAACGCGATGGACGCCGCGGTCGCGGCGGCGGCCACGCTGGGTGTGACCGAGCCCTACTCGGCGGGACTGGCCGGGGGCGGGTTCATCGTCTACTACGACGCCCGCCACCGGAAGGTCCACACGATCGACGGCAGGGAGACGGCGCCCCGGGCGATGGCCGCGACCTCCCTGGAGGGCATCCCGTTCGACGACGCGGTCACCAGCGGGCTGTCGGCGGGGGTGCCGGGCAGCGTGGCCCAGTGGGAGCTGGCGCTGCGCCGGTTCGGCACGCTCTCGCTCGGGCAGGCGCTCAGGCCCGCCATCAAGGTCGCCTCCGAGGGCTTCACCGTCGACCAGACCTTCCACGACCAGACGGCCGCCAACGCGGCCCGGTTCAAGGACTTCACCTCCACAGCCAAGCTGTACCTCCCCGGCGGCGCCCCACCGCCGGTGGGCTCCACCTTCCGCAACCCCGAGCTCGCCGGCACCTACCGCCGGCTCGGCAGGGAGGGCGGCGACTGGCTGTACGGCGGGCGGCTCGGCGCGGAGATCGTGGCCACGGTGAAGAAGCCGCCGCTCACCCCCGGCTCCACCCGCAACGCGCGGCCCGGCCTGATGGAGCTGTCCGACCTGGCGGCCTACCGGGCGATCGAACGGCCGCCCACGGAGACGACCTACCTGGGCATGGACGTGTACGGCATCGCGCCGCCGTCCTCGGGCGGTTCCACGGTCGGCGAGGCGCTCAACATCTTGGAGGCGCTTCCCAAGGTCGGCATGCACGAGTATCTGGAGGCGTCCCGGCTCTCGTTCGCCGACCGGAACAAGTACGTCGGCGACATCCCGGGCGTGCCGCTGAAGGAGCTGCTGTCCGACGGGTTCGCCAAGGAGCGCGCCTGCCTGATCGGCGAGCGGGCGATGCCCAACCCGGCTCCGGCCGGAGACCCCGACGGCGACTACGGGCCGTGCCGGGCCGCGTCTCCGGCGCAGGAGACGCGGACGCCCGCCGAGGGCCCGGAGACCACCCACATGGTCGTGACGGACCGCTGGGGAAACGTGGTCGCCTACAACATCACCATCGAGTCCACCGGTGGCAACGGCATCGTCGTCCCGGGCAGGGGATTCCTGCTCAACAACGAGCTGACCGACTTCACCTTCGGTCCCGCGCCCGGCGACCCCAACCTGCCCGCGCCCGGCAAGCGTCCCCGCTCCTCGATGGCCCCGACGATCGTCCTGAACGACGGTGAGCCGGTGCTCGCCCTGGGCTCGCCTGGCGGTTCCACGATCATCACCACCGTGCTGCAGATCCTGGTCAACCGCTGGGACCTCGGCATGTCGCTGCCCGACGCGCTGGCCGCCCCCCGCGCCAGCCAGCGCAACACCGCGCAGACCCAGGCCGAGCAGGGCTTCATCGACCGCTACGGCCCCGAGCTCACCTCCCGGGGGCACAGCTTCACGCCGACTCCCGAGATCGGCGCGGCCACCGCCGTCGAGTTCCTCCGTCACGGGAGGCTCCAGGCCGTCGCCGAGCCCACCAGGAGGGGCGGCGGCAGCGCCCTGGTGGTGAGCGAGCGCCGTTAG
- a CDS encoding Uma2 family endonuclease — MTSRRHAADLRPTPETASKPLPGTARELFDALPQLPGLRTEVIDGRLIVSPVGTPEHARIAMRLYSALLPLIEERGWDGFSGNVDVCIDGPRDPVEPDFVLAPADCPRWGDRELLSSGLLMVAEIVSPGSVVDDRDRKPDLYAAGLVPVMLLVDPVAAPATVTVFSDPKGGEYQTFSRVSVGSPLHLPDPVGFTLETSVFERALGNP; from the coding sequence ATGACATCGCGACGGCACGCCGCCGATCTGAGGCCCACCCCTGAGACCGCGTCCAAGCCCCTGCCCGGCACGGCACGCGAGCTCTTCGACGCGCTTCCACAGTTGCCCGGGCTCCGCACCGAAGTCATCGACGGGAGACTGATAGTGAGCCCGGTAGGCACCCCCGAGCACGCCAGGATCGCAATGCGCCTGTACAGCGCGCTCCTCCCCCTCATTGAGGAGAGAGGCTGGGACGGATTCAGCGGAAACGTCGACGTCTGCATCGACGGGCCCCGCGACCCGGTCGAGCCGGACTTCGTGCTGGCCCCGGCCGACTGCCCCCGCTGGGGCGACCGCGAGCTGCTCTCCTCGGGCCTGCTCATGGTCGCCGAGATCGTCTCGCCCGGCAGCGTCGTCGACGACCGCGATAGGAAGCCCGACCTGTACGCCGCCGGGCTGGTCCCCGTGATGCTCCTGGTCGACCCGGTCGCCGCGCCCGCCACGGTGACCGTTTTCAGCGATCCGAAGGGCGGCGAGTACCAGACCTTCTCCCGCGTCTCGGTGGGCAGCCCGCTCCATCTGCCCGACCCGGTCGGTTTCACCCTGGAGACCTCGGTCTTCGAGAGGGCGCTGGGCAATCCGTGA
- a CDS encoding sensor histidine kinase — protein sequence MRAKPRWIDPLLPLFLAVLQVMATMGAQWNQPDRVPVDLLGNALLVAGPLALTVRRRHPALTLAVTLLTTAAFIGRGHAYGPIFFSPIIALYSAVVLGHRRAAWVASAMAYVFFLVYTTWLAPVPSPGLWHTVAIAAVMGVVLASGEFVRARRDRLAEHERVEQEEARRQASEERLTMAQELHDVLAHNISLIHVQASTALHLIDDHPEQARTALTTIKHASKDVLTEMRSVLNVLRNGAPRSPTAGLGRLDELVERSGLPVTRRITGRIRALPPGVDRAGYRIVQEALTNATRHAPGSTVTLLLEYGPRELLIQVTDSGGGPPGESLGGGNGIPGMRERATALGGALTAGHHGQGFRVEARLPIPEETE from the coding sequence GTGCGCGCCAAACCCCGCTGGATCGACCCACTGCTCCCGCTGTTCCTGGCGGTCCTCCAGGTCATGGCGACCATGGGCGCGCAGTGGAACCAGCCCGACCGCGTCCCGGTGGACCTGCTCGGCAACGCGCTGCTGGTGGCCGGACCACTCGCCCTGACCGTACGGCGCCGCCACCCGGCGCTCACCCTGGCCGTCACCCTGCTCACCACCGCCGCCTTCATCGGCCGGGGCCACGCCTACGGCCCGATCTTCTTCAGCCCGATCATCGCGCTCTACAGCGCCGTCGTCCTCGGCCACCGGCGCGCGGCCTGGGTGGCCTCGGCCATGGCCTACGTGTTCTTCCTCGTCTACACGACCTGGCTGGCCCCGGTCCCCAGCCCCGGCCTGTGGCACACGGTCGCGATAGCCGCGGTCATGGGGGTCGTCCTGGCGTCGGGCGAGTTCGTCCGTGCCAGAAGGGATCGCCTGGCCGAGCACGAGCGGGTGGAGCAGGAGGAGGCCAGACGGCAGGCCAGCGAGGAACGGCTGACCATGGCCCAGGAGCTGCACGACGTGCTGGCCCACAACATCTCCCTGATCCACGTCCAGGCCTCCACCGCCCTGCACCTGATCGACGACCACCCCGAGCAGGCCCGCACCGCGCTCACCACCATCAAACACGCCTCCAAGGACGTGCTGACCGAGATGCGTTCCGTCCTCAACGTGCTCCGCAACGGCGCCCCCCGCTCCCCCACAGCCGGGCTGGGACGGCTGGACGAGCTCGTCGAGCGCAGCGGCCTGCCGGTCACCAGACGGATCACCGGCAGAATCAGGGCGCTGCCGCCGGGGGTGGACCGGGCCGGCTACCGCATCGTCCAGGAGGCGCTGACCAACGCCACCCGGCACGCACCGGGTTCGACCGTCACCCTCCTGCTGGAGTACGGCCCCCGCGAGCTGCTCATCCAGGTCACCGACTCCGGCGGCGGACCCCCCGGGGAGAGCCTGGGCGGCGGGAACGGCATCCCCGGCATGCGCGAACGGGCGACCGCACTCGGCGGCGCGCTGACCGCCGGTCATCATGGACAGGGCTTCCGCGTCGAGGCGCGGCTGCCGATCCCGGAGGAGACCGAATGA